One window from the genome of Salvia miltiorrhiza cultivar Shanhuang (shh) chromosome 7, IMPLAD_Smil_shh, whole genome shotgun sequence encodes:
- the LOC130993543 gene encoding probable fructokinase-7: MAENSISGDISRLSINSEGSVQTSHLVVCFGEMLIDFVPTVGGVSLAEAPAFHKAPGGAPANVAVCVAKLGGSAAFIGKVGKDDFGQMLSDMLKENKVDNSGVRFDPYARTALAFVTLRADGEREFMFYRHPSADMLFHEQELDLNLVNKASIFHYGSISLIDEPCRSTHLAAMRIAKKSGSLLSYDPNLRMALWPSEDAARKSIMAIWDQADIIKISEDEISFLTEGDNPNDDDVVLKKLFHPNLSLLLVSEGKAGCRYYTKQFKGRVCGVKVKAVDTTGAGDAFTGAILYCLAADSNLLKDEKRLRRALLFANACGALTVTKSGAIPALPTKHEIEQIIEGISA, from the exons ATGGCTGAAAATTCGATTTCAG GTGATATTAGTAGACTGTCCATCAACAGTGAAGGTTCAGTTCAGACGAGCCATCTTGTTGTTTGCTTCGGAGAGATGTTGATAGATTTTGTGCCTACAGTTGGTGGAGTTTCACTTGCTGAAGCTCCTGCCTTTCACAAAGCTCCAGGTGGTGCTCCTGCAAATGTGGCTGTTTGTGTAGCAAAATTAGGAGGATCTGCTGCTTTTATTGGAAAG GTAGGCAAGGATGATTTTGGACAAATGCTTTCTGACATGTTGAAAGAAAACAAAGTTGACAATTCTGGTGTGCGATTTGACCCCTACGCAAGAACTGCTCTGGCATTTGTCACACTCAGAGCAGATGGCGAGCGTGAGTTCATGTTCTACCGCCATCCGAGCGCTGACATGCTTTTCCACGAGCAAGAGCTTGATCTGAATCTTGTTAATAAG GCGTCCATTTTTCACTACGGGTCAATCAGTTTGATTGATGAACCATGTAGATCAACACATCTTGCTGCCATGCGCATTGCCAAGAAATCCGGTAGTTTACTGTCTTACGACCCAAATCTGAGAATGGCATTGTGGCCCTCAGAAGAtgctgctcgaaaaagtataaTGGCTATATGGGATCAAGCGGATATCATCAAG ATAAGCGAGGATGAAATCTCATTTCTGACCGAAGGTGATAATCCAAATGACGATGATGTGGTGTTGAAGAAGCTTTTTCATCCCAATCTAAGTCTTTTGCTTGTAAGTGAAGGAAAGGCTGGCTGCAGATATTACACTAAG CAATTCAAAGGAAGAGTTTGTGGTGTTAAAGTCAAAGCTGTTGACACAACTGGTGCTGGTGATGCATTTACTGGTGCAATACTTTATTGTTTAGCTGCAGATTCGAATCTTTTGAAG GACGAGAAGCGGCTGAGACGTGCTTTGTTATTTGCGAATGCGTGTGGTGCACTCACCGTTACAAAGAGTGGCGCCATTCCTGCTCTGCCTACAAAACACGAAATCGAACAAATTATTGAAGGGATCTCTGCCTGA